One genomic segment of Virgibacillus doumboii includes these proteins:
- the spoVE gene encoding stage V sporulation protein E: MFKTENAPDYTLLTVILSLVIIGIVMVYSSSYVWAEYKYGDTFFYVKRQLLFCGAGVAAMLFFMAIPYGTWKKYSKIILLVCFILLLAVLIPGIGMVRGGAQSWIGVGAFSIQPSEFMKLGLIIFLAVFLSVNQKYITSFKKGFFPSLILVFSAFGLIMLQPDLGTGVVLVLTSMVMIFIAGARLSHFFGLASIGIVGFLYLIISAPYRIDRITAFLNPWEDPSDTGFQIIQSLYAIGPGGLTGVGLGNSLQKHFYLPEPQNDFIFAILGEELGFLGGTFVIVLFMLLFWRGVKIALEAPDAYGRFLALGIVSMLTIQVMINISVVIGLIPVTGITLPFLSYGGSSLTLTLCSVGILLNISRYTKL; encoded by the coding sequence ATTTTTAAAACCGAGAATGCACCGGACTATACATTGCTTACAGTTATACTGTCGTTGGTCATAATCGGAATTGTAATGGTTTACAGCTCTTCTTACGTTTGGGCAGAATACAAATATGGTGATACATTTTTTTATGTAAAACGTCAGTTATTGTTTTGCGGAGCTGGGGTTGCTGCCATGTTATTTTTCATGGCAATTCCTTATGGTACCTGGAAAAAATACAGCAAGATTATCTTATTGGTATGTTTTATCTTATTGCTTGCGGTATTGATTCCCGGGATCGGTATGGTACGTGGTGGTGCTCAAAGCTGGATAGGTGTTGGAGCGTTCAGCATACAGCCTTCTGAATTTATGAAACTGGGATTAATCATTTTTTTAGCAGTATTCCTGTCTGTCAATCAAAAGTATATAACCTCATTCAAAAAAGGATTCTTTCCATCACTTATTCTGGTATTTTCCGCGTTCGGTCTGATTATGCTGCAACCTGACCTTGGGACGGGAGTTGTGCTGGTGTTGACGTCCATGGTCATGATCTTTATTGCAGGTGCAAGATTATCTCATTTTTTTGGGCTTGCAAGTATAGGTATAGTTGGTTTCTTGTATTTAATCATTTCTGCACCATATCGAATCGATCGAATTACAGCATTTTTAAATCCTTGGGAAGACCCTTCTGATACCGGCTTTCAGATCATTCAGTCTTTATACGCTATTGGACCGGGGGGGCTGACCGGAGTCGGCCTTGGAAACAGTCTGCAGAAACATTTCTATTTACCTGAACCACAGAATGATTTCATCTTTGCAATATTAGGCGAGGAACTGGGATTTTTGGGAGGTACTTTTGTAATTGTTCTGTTCATGCTCTTGTTTTGGAGAGGGGTTAAAATAGCACTTGAAGCACCGGATGCTTATGGGCGTTTTCTGGCACTTGGAATTGTATCCATGCTGACAATCCAGGTTATGATCAATATAAGTGTTGTAATTGGCCTAATACCAGTTACAGGAATTACACTGCCGTTTCTGAGTTATGGCGGTTCATCATTGACATTAACGCTTTGTTCTGTAGGGATTTTATTAAATATTAGCAGGTATACCAAACTATAA